One Streptomyces coeruleorubidus DNA segment encodes these proteins:
- a CDS encoding glycoside hydrolase family 43 protein: MSCSRQYVSRRRALAAGTGLVTGAFLPLAGASRTAAAAPVRESPLAAAPAYTNPVIWQDFADIDVIRVGGTYYASASTMHYSPGAPVLRSYDLVNWEIAGHSVPTLDFGAKYDLNGGRGYVRGIWASTLAYRPSNRTFYWLGQIDFARTYVYTATTVEGSWSRLTTISTPYYDAGLLVDSDDTLYVAYGNTTISVAQLSRDGRTQVRTQQVFTTPPSVGTLEGARFYKINGQYYIFLTRPANGQYILKSSSGPFGPYTMRQVLLDLRGPIPGGGVPHQGGLVQTQSGAWYYMAFVDAYPGGRMPALAPITWTPDGWPVVQLVNGAWGTSYPSPAVPTPPRQVTPMIGVDTFDGTTLKPRWEWNHNPDSTKWSVDNGLTLRTATVTNDLYWARNTLTHRIQGPTSTATVELDYSAMRDGDRAGLALLRDSSAWIGVKRDSGVTRVVMVNGLTMDSNWNTTGTGTEVASAPVSGGRIRLRASADIRPGASRPGIFSYSTDGINFFRLGPAFSMGNDWRFFMGYRFALFNHATQALGGAVRVTRFELSTP; the protein is encoded by the coding sequence ATGTCATGCTCTCGTCAATATGTGAGCCGCCGCCGGGCGCTGGCCGCCGGCACCGGCCTGGTCACCGGAGCCTTCCTGCCTCTGGCCGGAGCCTCCCGGACCGCCGCGGCCGCTCCCGTCCGGGAGTCGCCTCTCGCGGCCGCCCCGGCGTACACGAACCCGGTGATCTGGCAGGACTTCGCGGACATCGACGTCATCCGCGTCGGCGGCACCTACTACGCCTCGGCCTCGACGATGCACTACTCGCCGGGCGCACCCGTCCTGCGTTCCTACGACCTGGTGAACTGGGAGATCGCCGGTCACTCGGTGCCGACCCTCGACTTCGGCGCCAAGTACGACCTGAACGGTGGCCGGGGCTACGTCCGGGGCATCTGGGCCTCGACGCTGGCCTACCGTCCGAGCAACCGGACCTTCTACTGGCTCGGCCAGATCGACTTCGCCAGGACGTACGTCTACACCGCCACCACGGTCGAGGGATCATGGAGCAGGCTCACGACGATCAGCACGCCGTACTACGACGCGGGGCTCCTCGTCGACAGCGACGACACCCTGTACGTGGCCTACGGGAACACCACCATCAGCGTGGCCCAGCTCTCGCGCGACGGTCGCACCCAGGTCCGCACGCAACAGGTGTTCACCACACCGCCGAGTGTCGGCACGTTGGAGGGGGCCCGCTTCTACAAGATCAACGGGCAGTACTACATCTTCCTGACCCGCCCCGCGAACGGGCAGTACATCCTGAAGTCGTCGAGCGGCCCCTTCGGTCCGTACACGATGCGGCAGGTGCTCCTCGACCTGCGCGGTCCGATCCCCGGCGGTGGCGTCCCGCACCAGGGTGGGCTGGTGCAGACGCAGAGCGGCGCCTGGTACTACATGGCCTTCGTCGACGCGTACCCCGGCGGCCGGATGCCCGCCCTGGCACCCATCACCTGGACCCCGGACGGCTGGCCCGTCGTGCAGCTCGTCAACGGCGCGTGGGGCACCTCGTATCCCAGCCCGGCCGTGCCCACTCCACCCCGCCAGGTCACCCCCATGATCGGCGTCGACACCTTCGACGGTACGACCCTCAAACCGAGGTGGGAGTGGAACCACAACCCGGACAGCACCAAGTGGTCGGTCGACAACGGACTGACCCTGCGGACCGCGACCGTCACCAACGACCTGTACTGGGCCCGCAACACGCTCACCCACCGCATCCAGGGTCCCACCTCGACGGCCACGGTCGAGCTCGACTACTCGGCGATGCGGGACGGCGACCGGGCCGGACTCGCGCTGCTGCGTGACTCCTCGGCCTGGATCGGGGTCAAACGCGACAGCGGCGTGACGCGGGTTGTGATGGTCAACGGGCTGACCATGGACAGCAACTGGAACACCACCGGCACCGGCACCGAGGTCGCGAGCGCCCCGGTCTCCGGCGGCCGCATCCGGCTGCGCGCGAGCGCGGACATCCGTCCCGGAGCGTCCCGGCCCGGAATCTTTTCCTACAGCACCGACGGCATCAACTTCTTCCGCCTCGGGCCCGCCTTCTCCATGGGCAACGACTGGCGGTTCTTCATGGGGTACCGATTCGCCCTCTTCAACCACGCCACGCAGGCACTCGGCGGCGCGGTCCGCGTCACGCGGTTCGAACTGTCCACGCCCTGA
- a CDS encoding glycoside hydrolase family 27 protein — protein sequence MLRRSGRRLLHLLAAAALTVTASVTASAHSAASAAPGSPALTPPLGWNSWNSFGCGITEAQVRQAADAMVSSGMRDAGYRYVVVDDCWFDPQRDAAGNLRANPAKFPSGMKALGDYIHSKGLKFGIYQAPGERTCAQTVGTYPGSTGSKGHEAQDAATFASWGVDYLKYDWCSPSGTRDEQVARFTLMRDALRATGRPIVYSINPNSFHAPTGATYNWGEVADLWRTTEDLLDIWQNGNTNSYPMGVGNVLDITAPLAAQAGPGHWNDPDMLVVGRPGLSLTESRSHFALWALMGAPLMAGNDIRTMSADVSAILRNPRLLAVNQDPLGAGGRRVRDDGGTEVFAKALSDGSVAVGLFNRGGGTATVSTTAAQVGLSGGAFTLTDLWTGNASSTSGQISASVPAHGVAVFRVTGGSPQTATTSRLRGNASGRCLDVDNASTAAGATVLIWDCHTAANQLWTTWAGGEIRVFGDKCLDASNQGTTNGTRVITWPCNGQNNQKWTVGADGSVRNVHAGLCLDADRAGTANGTPLVLWTCNGQANQKWTRA from the coding sequence GTGCTCAGACGATCAGGCAGACGACTGCTCCACCTCCTCGCGGCCGCCGCGCTGACGGTCACCGCGTCCGTGACGGCCTCCGCGCACTCCGCCGCCTCGGCCGCGCCCGGCAGCCCGGCGCTCACCCCACCGCTGGGATGGAACAGCTGGAACAGCTTCGGATGCGGGATCACCGAGGCCCAGGTACGCCAGGCCGCCGACGCGATGGTGTCCTCGGGCATGCGGGACGCCGGCTACCGGTACGTGGTGGTCGACGACTGCTGGTTCGACCCGCAGCGCGACGCGGCAGGCAACCTGCGCGCCAATCCGGCCAAGTTCCCCAGCGGGATGAAGGCGCTCGGGGACTACATCCACAGCAAGGGCCTGAAGTTCGGCATCTACCAGGCACCGGGCGAGCGCACCTGCGCGCAGACCGTGGGGACCTACCCGGGGTCCACGGGCAGCAAGGGGCACGAGGCCCAGGACGCCGCCACGTTCGCTTCCTGGGGCGTCGACTACCTCAAGTACGACTGGTGTTCCCCGAGCGGCACCCGTGACGAGCAGGTCGCGCGCTTCACGCTGATGCGCGACGCCCTGCGCGCCACCGGGCGGCCGATCGTCTACAGCATCAACCCCAACAGCTTCCACGCCCCCACCGGCGCCACCTACAACTGGGGCGAGGTCGCCGACCTGTGGCGGACGACCGAGGACCTGCTCGACATCTGGCAGAACGGCAACACCAACAGCTATCCGATGGGCGTCGGCAACGTCCTGGACATCACCGCGCCGCTGGCGGCGCAGGCGGGCCCCGGGCACTGGAACGACCCCGACATGCTGGTCGTCGGCCGTCCCGGCCTGTCACTGACCGAGTCCCGCTCGCACTTCGCCCTGTGGGCGCTGATGGGTGCCCCGCTCATGGCCGGCAACGACATCCGCACCATGTCCGCCGACGTGAGCGCGATCCTGCGCAACCCGCGTCTGCTGGCGGTGAACCAGGACCCGCTGGGAGCGGGCGGGCGCAGGGTGCGCGACGACGGCGGCACCGAGGTGTTCGCCAAGGCCCTGTCCGACGGCTCGGTCGCGGTGGGCCTGTTCAACCGGGGAGGCGGTACAGCGACGGTCAGCACCACGGCCGCGCAAGTCGGCCTGTCCGGCGGGGCGTTCACCCTCACGGACCTGTGGACCGGCAACGCGTCGAGCACGTCCGGACAGATCTCGGCGAGTGTCCCCGCGCACGGCGTGGCCGTGTTCCGGGTGACCGGGGGCAGCCCGCAGACCGCCACCACGTCGCGGCTGCGCGGCAACGCATCCGGCCGCTGCCTGGACGTGGACAACGCCTCCACCGCTGCCGGGGCCACGGTACTGATCTGGGACTGCCACACGGCCGCCAACCAGCTGTGGACCACGTGGGCCGGCGGCGAGATCCGCGTCTTCGGCGACAAGTGCCTGGACGCCTCCAACCAGGGCACCACCAACGGCACCCGTGTCATCACCTGGCCCTGCAACGGCCAGAACAACCAGAAGTGGACCGTCGGCGCCGACGGGTCGGTCCGCAACGTTCATGCCGGGCTGTGCCTCGACGCAGACCGGGCCGGCACCGCCAACGGAACGCCGCTGGTCCTGTGGACCTGTAACGGCCAGGCCAACCAGAAGTGGACCCGCGCGTGA